A window of Tautonia plasticadhaerens contains these coding sequences:
- a CDS encoding FAD-dependent oxidoreductase: protein MDRTDVAEEAAPPDLNDAYQRRAEIFPRLSADQILRASRFGSIEPTPVGTTLFRRGERSVDFFIVLEGCIEILAHDCDGPHVVTVHGDRQFTGELDLFNDRKILVDGRMGADGRVIRIPRLEFRKLLLAEPDIGDVIMRAFILRRKGLIDHEQASVTLIASQLCPDGLRIERFLRRNGYPVRSLDADASDHARAALDGLGLAPGCGPVVFCPDDEVLRNPSNAELAECLGLAEGFDPGCSYDVAVVGAGPSGLAAAVYAASEGLSTLVIEAEAPGGQAGTSSKIENYLGFPTGLSGQSLAGRAQVQAMKFGAKIVLPRTVVGIDCDVHPYRILLEDGGVALARTVVIACGARYRGLDLPEARSYEGVGIHYAATSLESRLCADEEVVVVGGGNSAGQAAVFLSNHAKHVHMLVRGHRLADSMSDYLVGRIEASARITLRTCTEISGLGGDRHLESVTWRHRDTGEQEARPIRHVFLMIGAAPNSGWLPGCLTLDAKGFVRVGGHVGPDDGWPLERPPHILESSRPGIFAVGDIRADSVKRVASAVGEGSIAVQFIHRVLDEFRSRPPAPPLRPAGVAGSAGG from the coding sequence ATGGACCGAACCGACGTCGCCGAGGAGGCGGCCCCGCCGGACCTGAACGACGCCTATCAGCGCCGGGCGGAGATCTTCCCCAGGCTCTCCGCCGACCAGATCCTCCGCGCCTCCCGGTTCGGCTCCATCGAGCCGACGCCGGTGGGGACGACCCTCTTCCGCCGGGGGGAGCGGTCGGTCGACTTCTTCATCGTCCTGGAGGGCTGCATCGAGATCCTCGCCCACGACTGCGACGGGCCCCACGTGGTCACCGTCCACGGCGACCGGCAGTTCACCGGCGAGCTGGACCTGTTCAACGACCGCAAGATCCTCGTCGACGGCCGCATGGGGGCCGACGGCCGGGTGATCCGCATCCCCCGGCTCGAGTTCCGCAAGCTGCTGCTGGCCGAGCCGGACATCGGCGACGTGATCATGCGGGCCTTCATCCTGAGGCGCAAGGGGCTGATCGACCACGAGCAGGCCTCCGTCACCCTGATCGCCTCCCAGCTCTGCCCCGACGGCCTGCGGATCGAGCGCTTCCTCCGCCGCAACGGCTACCCGGTCCGGTCGCTCGACGCCGACGCCTCCGACCACGCCCGGGCCGCCCTCGACGGCCTCGGCCTGGCCCCCGGCTGCGGCCCGGTCGTCTTCTGCCCCGACGACGAGGTCCTGCGCAACCCGAGCAACGCCGAGCTGGCCGAGTGCCTCGGCCTGGCCGAGGGGTTCGACCCGGGGTGCTCCTACGACGTGGCCGTCGTCGGCGCCGGCCCCTCGGGCCTGGCGGCGGCCGTCTACGCGGCGTCGGAAGGGCTCTCGACCCTGGTGATCGAGGCCGAGGCCCCCGGCGGCCAGGCGGGCACCAGCTCCAAGATCGAGAACTACCTCGGCTTCCCGACCGGCCTGTCCGGCCAGTCGCTCGCCGGCCGGGCCCAGGTGCAGGCGATGAAGTTCGGCGCCAAGATCGTCCTGCCCCGGACGGTCGTCGGCATCGACTGCGACGTCCACCCGTACCGCATCCTGCTGGAGGACGGCGGCGTCGCCCTGGCCCGGACGGTGGTGATCGCCTGCGGCGCCCGCTACCGGGGCCTGGATCTGCCCGAGGCCCGCTCGTATGAAGGCGTCGGCATCCACTACGCCGCCACCTCGCTGGAGAGCCGCCTCTGCGCCGACGAGGAGGTGGTGGTGGTCGGCGGCGGCAACTCGGCCGGCCAGGCGGCGGTCTTCCTGTCGAATCATGCGAAACACGTGCACATGCTCGTGAGGGGACACCGGCTGGCCGACAGCATGTCCGACTACCTCGTCGGCCGGATCGAGGCCTCGGCCCGGATCACCCTGCGGACGTGCACCGAGATCTCGGGCCTCGGGGGTGACCGCCACCTGGAGTCGGTCACCTGGCGGCATCGGGACACCGGGGAGCAGGAGGCCCGGCCGATCCGCCACGTCTTCCTGATGATCGGCGCGGCGCCCAACAGCGGCTGGCTGCCCGGCTGCCTGACGCTCGACGCCAAGGGATTCGTCCGGGTCGGCGGCCACGTCGGCCCCGACGACGGCTGGCCGCTGGAACGCCCCCCCCACATCCTGGAGTCCAGCCGCCCGGGCATCTTCGCCGTCGGCGACATCCGGGCCGACTCGGTCAAGCGCGTCGCCTCCGCCGTCGGCGAGGGCTCCATCGCCGTCCAGTTCATCCACCGGGTCCTCGACGAGTTCCGGTCCCGACCCCCCGCCCCCCCCCTCCGACCCGCCGGTGTCGCCGGATCGGCCGGCGGATGA
- a CDS encoding CotH kinase family protein, which translates to MDSASGPIISELLASNAEGLRDQDGDRSDWVEIHNPTASAVDLVGWSLTDDEAEPGKWAFPGVVLPPGGFLVVFASDKDRADPAGELHANFKLGAEGEYLGLVRPDGVVADAYAPGFPEQEADRSFGVAFGPGGAVASPLDRRAFALPTPGGPNREGEPGAVEPVVAGVPRGFYDAPFLLTLGSATEGAEIRFTIDGSTPTAEHGFIYAGPLVVDRTMVVRAAAFKEGDSPAPPGAWTYLFLDDVLRQSPDGRAPLGWPETWGAHVVDYGMDPRIVNHPRFGGERLKAALRSIPTISLSTDLPNLFDPASGIYANSTQEGREWERPVSAELINPDGSTGFQINAGLRLRGTSSGVITNPKHSLRLFFRSEYGAPRLEYPLFGPEGADSFARVDLRTDQSISWGFKGNPNATFATEVFARDTMRDLGQPYTRSRYYHLYINGQYWGLYQSEERPDANFGATYFGGDPDDFDVIRPENGAMIGATDGDLGAWSRLWQAATAPGGLASDGAYYRIQGRNPDGSPNPEFENLVDVDSLIDYMLTTLYIGNIDGPISRFNGQFAINNFYVIRDRTGDDGFRFLMRDAEFSLLRPTENVNGPVPIGSEFATFNPQYLHQQLLANPTYRQKFADRVDQTFFGDGPLTPRASIARFRARADAIGPAILGESARWGDAQRPRAPLTEQDWRRAVGRVVRGYLPVRTRVVLNQFRALGLLPGPRPPRFPRA; encoded by the coding sequence ATGGACTCGGCGTCCGGCCCGATCATCAGCGAGTTGCTCGCCTCCAACGCCGAGGGACTCAGAGACCAGGACGGCGACCGCTCCGACTGGGTCGAGATCCACAACCCGACCGCCTCGGCGGTCGACCTGGTGGGGTGGTCCCTGACCGACGACGAGGCCGAGCCGGGCAAGTGGGCCTTCCCGGGCGTGGTGCTGCCGCCGGGCGGGTTCCTCGTCGTCTTCGCCTCGGACAAGGACCGGGCGGACCCGGCCGGGGAGCTGCACGCGAACTTCAAGCTCGGGGCCGAGGGGGAATACCTCGGCCTCGTCCGGCCCGACGGGGTGGTGGCCGACGCCTACGCCCCGGGCTTCCCCGAGCAGGAGGCGGACCGCTCCTTCGGCGTCGCCTTCGGGCCGGGCGGCGCGGTCGCCTCGCCCCTCGATCGCCGGGCGTTCGCCCTGCCGACGCCCGGTGGCCCGAACCGGGAGGGCGAGCCCGGGGCCGTCGAGCCGGTCGTCGCCGGCGTGCCGAGGGGCTTCTACGACGCCCCCTTCCTGCTGACGCTCGGCTCGGCGACGGAGGGGGCCGAGATCCGGTTCACGATCGACGGCAGCACGCCGACGGCCGAGCACGGCTTTATCTACGCCGGCCCGCTGGTGGTCGACCGCACCATGGTGGTCCGGGCAGCGGCCTTCAAGGAGGGGGACAGCCCCGCCCCCCCGGGGGCCTGGACCTATCTCTTCCTGGACGACGTGCTGCGGCAGTCCCCCGACGGCCGGGCCCCGCTCGGCTGGCCGGAGACCTGGGGGGCGCACGTCGTCGACTACGGGATGGACCCGAGGATCGTCAACCACCCCCGGTTCGGCGGGGAGCGGCTGAAGGCCGCCCTGCGGTCGATCCCGACGATCTCCCTGTCGACCGACCTGCCCAACCTGTTCGACCCGGCCTCGGGCATCTACGCCAACTCCACCCAGGAGGGGAGGGAGTGGGAACGTCCGGTCTCGGCCGAGCTGATCAACCCCGACGGCTCGACGGGGTTCCAGATCAACGCCGGACTGCGGCTCCGGGGCACCTCCAGCGGGGTGATCACCAACCCGAAGCACTCGCTCCGACTGTTCTTCCGGTCCGAGTACGGCGCCCCGAGGCTGGAGTACCCGCTGTTCGGGCCCGAGGGGGCCGACTCCTTCGCCCGGGTCGACCTGAGGACCGACCAGAGCATCTCCTGGGGCTTCAAGGGCAACCCGAACGCCACCTTCGCCACCGAGGTCTTCGCCCGCGACACGATGCGGGACCTGGGCCAGCCCTACACCCGCAGCCGCTATTATCACCTCTACATCAACGGCCAGTACTGGGGCCTCTACCAGAGCGAGGAGCGCCCCGACGCCAACTTCGGCGCCACCTACTTCGGCGGCGACCCCGACGACTTCGACGTGATCCGCCCCGAGAACGGCGCCATGATCGGCGCGACCGACGGCGACCTCGGGGCCTGGTCCCGGCTCTGGCAGGCGGCCACCGCCCCCGGCGGCCTGGCCTCGGACGGGGCCTACTACCGGATCCAGGGGCGAAACCCCGACGGCTCGCCCAACCCCGAGTTCGAGAACCTGGTCGACGTCGACAGCCTGATCGACTACATGCTCACGACCCTCTACATCGGGAACATCGACGGCCCGATCAGCCGGTTCAACGGCCAGTTCGCCATCAACAACTTCTACGTGATCCGGGACCGGACCGGCGACGACGGGTTCCGGTTCCTCATGCGGGACGCCGAGTTCTCGCTGCTCCGCCCGACCGAGAACGTCAACGGCCCGGTCCCGATCGGCTCGGAGTTCGCCACGTTCAACCCCCAGTACCTGCACCAGCAATTGCTGGCGAACCCGACCTACCGGCAGAAGTTCGCCGATCGGGTCGATCAGACCTTCTTCGGCGACGGGCCGCTGACCCCCCGGGCCTCGATCGCCCGGTTCCGGGCCCGGGCCGACGCGATCGGCCCGGCGATCCTCGGCGAGTCGGCCCGTTGGGGTGACGCCCAGCGCCCCCGGGCCCCGCTGACGGAGCAGGACTGGCGCCGGGCCGTCGGCCGGGTCGTCCGGGGCTACCTGCCCGTCCGGACCCGGGTCGTCCTCAACCAGTTCCGGGCCCTCGGCCTGCTCCCCGGGCCGCGTCCCCCGCGCTTCCCCCGGGCGTAG
- a CDS encoding RNA polymerase sigma factor has translation MARGQSGVARPLRVLFEVGAVGGLEDAHLLDRFLEADGPGAEHAFSALVDRHGPMVLATCLAQLRDRHEAEDAFQATFLVLARRAGSIGRRRSVAAWLHGVACRVSRKARLSAARRRVRERRVADAVPASACDRPPDDLAPVLHEELGRLPESYRAPVVLCYLEGLTHEQAAALLGWPVGTVKGRLARARDLLRTRLARRGLAPAAVGALAATIAARRSIAAVPRSLIDPTTRLAVEFAAGSSGLAGSAAARVVSLSQGVLTSMRWNAIVKTMLVAIPAVALTVGIGAVSARQGDDPAPIPAAVEPPRAAEAPSVAPPALDPGPIVNGSALPPAEVSGVIQFIWEPESFSAYTIPEGFDLEQILEAVPGIDQEVDQILAGAIEATEAELRAMQEQRTQVATALAKYHHAFSTLRRRRDALNAMIADATLTPPDGEIDGALMRDLQSAEQVMLAEHEDFVEQLGGTIRGLEVRARTLDLAIGRLSAMKDALSGPKVPAVPSTGSLTPSLNIEPPPLDPAARRTSVDLSATDPRDRRIDALERKLDAVLEALRASDR, from the coding sequence ATGGCTCGCGGTCAATCGGGGGTGGCTCGCCCCCTCCGGGTGCTGTTCGAGGTCGGGGCGGTCGGCGGCCTGGAGGACGCCCATCTGCTCGACCGCTTCCTCGAGGCCGACGGCCCCGGGGCCGAGCACGCCTTTTCCGCCCTGGTCGATCGGCACGGCCCGATGGTCCTGGCCACTTGCCTCGCCCAGCTGCGAGACCGGCACGAGGCCGAGGACGCCTTCCAGGCAACCTTCCTCGTGCTCGCCCGACGGGCCGGGTCGATTGGCCGACGCCGGTCGGTGGCCGCCTGGCTGCACGGGGTCGCCTGCCGGGTCTCCCGCAAGGCCCGGCTCTCGGCCGCCCGGCGTCGGGTCCGGGAGCGTCGGGTGGCCGACGCCGTCCCCGCCTCGGCCTGCGACCGGCCGCCCGACGACCTCGCCCCGGTCCTGCACGAGGAACTCGGACGGCTGCCGGAGTCGTATCGCGCCCCGGTCGTCCTCTGCTACCTCGAAGGCCTGACGCATGAGCAGGCCGCCGCCCTCCTCGGCTGGCCGGTGGGCACGGTGAAGGGCCGCCTGGCCCGGGCCCGGGACCTGCTCCGGACCCGACTCGCCCGCCGGGGGCTGGCCCCGGCCGCAGTCGGGGCCCTCGCGGCGACGATCGCCGCCCGCCGGTCGATCGCCGCCGTCCCGAGATCATTGATCGACCCCACGACACGGCTCGCGGTGGAGTTCGCGGCCGGGTCATCGGGCCTGGCCGGGTCGGCCGCGGCCCGGGTCGTTTCCCTTTCCCAAGGAGTGCTGACTTCGATGCGCTGGAACGCAATCGTCAAGACGATGCTCGTCGCCATCCCCGCCGTGGCCCTCACCGTCGGGATCGGTGCCGTCTCCGCCCGCCAGGGAGATGATCCCGCCCCGATCCCCGCCGCCGTCGAGCCTCCCCGGGCCGCCGAGGCCCCATCCGTCGCGCCGCCCGCCCTCGATCCGGGTCCGATCGTCAATGGGTCCGCCTTGCCCCCGGCCGAGGTTTCGGGCGTCATCCAGTTCATCTGGGAGCCCGAGTCGTTCTCGGCGTACACGATCCCCGAAGGCTTCGACCTCGAGCAGATCCTCGAGGCGGTGCCGGGCATTGATCAGGAGGTGGACCAAATCCTCGCGGGCGCCATCGAGGCCACCGAAGCGGAACTCAGGGCGATGCAGGAACAGCGGACGCAGGTCGCGACTGCGTTGGCGAAATATCATCATGCGTTCTCAACGCTGAGGCGCCGACGCGACGCCCTCAACGCGATGATCGCCGACGCGACGTTGACCCCCCCGGATGGCGAGATCGACGGGGCCCTGATGCGGGATCTCCAGTCTGCGGAGCAAGTAATGCTCGCCGAGCACGAAGACTTCGTCGAGCAACTCGGCGGGACGATCCGAGGGCTGGAGGTCCGGGCCCGGACCCTCGACCTGGCGATCGGTCGCCTCTCGGCCATGAAAGACGCCCTCTCCGGCCCCAAGGTGCCCGCCGTCCCGTCGACCGGGAGCCTCACGCCGTCGCTCAACATCGAGCCCCCGCCCCTCGACCCGGCCGCCCGCCGCACCTCGGTCGACCTTTCGGCGACCGATCCCCGGGACCGCCGCATCGACGCCCTGGAGCGGAAGCTCGACGCGGTCCTGGAGGCCCTCCGCGCCTCGGATCGCTGA
- a CDS encoding bestrophin family protein: protein MITYDPNRDWLRDIRHLGSSWTLVRIARGVLLVGLYASALTALILRFDLEGGRSISGTFSLLGVILGIIMVFRTNTAYERWWEGRKQWGTLVNHSRTLALQLDSLLPPEALDDRSAFARLLGDFALALSGHLRGAVDPSILDRLRADHATDPDDPDPLRGGDGRPVPRAEPPSHVPTLVAGEIIARLQDLRRRGVLDGFDLLATRPHSHGLLDVVGACDRIRRTPIPFSYSVFIKSFILSYAAILPVGLVPEYGYLAVPLVMLIVFALLGLELMAEEIEEPFGLDCNDLPTDTLARSIAADVAGLLRCSSPRSRPAAPKAYSKVF from the coding sequence ATGATCACCTACGACCCGAACCGAGACTGGCTCCGAGACATCCGCCACCTCGGGTCGAGCTGGACCCTCGTCCGGATCGCCCGGGGCGTGTTGCTGGTCGGCCTGTACGCCTCGGCCCTGACGGCGCTGATCCTCCGGTTCGACCTGGAGGGCGGTCGGTCGATCTCCGGCACGTTCTCGCTGCTGGGGGTGATCCTGGGCATCATCATGGTCTTCCGGACCAACACCGCCTACGAGCGCTGGTGGGAGGGCCGCAAGCAGTGGGGGACGCTGGTCAACCACTCCCGGACCCTCGCGTTGCAGCTCGATTCCCTGCTCCCCCCCGAGGCCCTCGACGACCGATCCGCCTTCGCCCGGCTGCTCGGCGACTTCGCCCTCGCCCTCAGCGGCCACCTCCGGGGCGCCGTCGACCCGTCGATCCTCGACCGCCTCCGGGCCGATCACGCCACCGACCCCGACGACCCCGATCCCCTCCGGGGCGGCGACGGCCGCCCCGTCCCCCGGGCCGAGCCCCCTTCCCACGTCCCGACGCTGGTCGCCGGGGAGATCATCGCCCGGCTCCAGGACCTCCGGCGCCGGGGCGTCCTCGACGGCTTCGACCTGCTGGCCACCCGGCCGCACTCCCACGGCCTGCTCGACGTGGTCGGGGCCTGCGACCGGATCCGACGCACGCCGATCCCCTTCTCCTACAGCGTCTTCATCAAGTCCTTCATCCTCTCTTATGCCGCCATCCTGCCCGTCGGCCTGGTGCCCGAGTACGGCTACCTCGCCGTGCCGCTGGTCATGCTGATCGTCTTCGCCCTGCTCGGCCTGGAGCTGATGGCCGAGGAGATCGAGGAGCCCTTCGGCCTCGACTGCAACGACCTGCCCACCGACACCCTCGCCCGCTCCATCGCCGCCGACGTCGCCGGCCTACTCCGATGCTCCTCCCCCCGATCCCGGCCCGCCGCCCCGAAGGCCTACAGCAAGGTGTTCTGA